The Dethiosulfovibrio peptidovorans DSM 11002 genome has a window encoding:
- the eno gene encoding phosphopyruvate hydratase, with protein sequence MSTIVGIHGREILDSRGNPTIEVEVALECGVIGRAAVPSGASTGTFEAVELRDGGSRYMGKGVLKAVENVNERIASEIVGMDVSEQSYIDGAMIDLDGTPNKGDLGANAILGVSLAVARAASDYYDMPLWGYIGGLGPFTLPTPMMNVINGGAHADNNLDIQEFMVMPYGASSFSEALRMNVEIYHTLKKMLKEKGYSTSLGDEGGFAPNLGSNREGFDILVDAIGKAGYTPGDQVGIAVDVAASELFSGGVYSFKGEGKSFSAEDLNGYYEGLCKDYPIVSIEDGMAEEDWEGFALMTETLGDKIQIVGDDLFVTNRDRLSKGIEMNSANSILIKLNQIGTLTETLEVIRTAKNAGFSTVISHRSGETSDTFISDLSVAVSAGQIKTGAPARTDRVAKYNQLLRIEEAIGCCTSYAGLSSIKGLKVRR encoded by the coding sequence ATGAGTACCATAGTTGGAATACACGGCAGAGAAATTCTCGATTCGAGGGGAAACCCTACGATAGAGGTGGAGGTTGCGCTGGAATGTGGCGTGATAGGCAGGGCTGCCGTTCCCTCGGGAGCTTCTACTGGAACCTTCGAGGCGGTGGAATTGAGAGACGGAGGCAGTCGCTACATGGGGAAGGGGGTCCTTAAGGCGGTCGAGAACGTCAACGAGAGGATCGCTTCGGAGATCGTCGGAATGGACGTCTCGGAACAGTCCTATATAGACGGGGCAATGATCGATCTGGATGGGACTCCCAACAAGGGCGATCTCGGAGCCAACGCTATCCTGGGAGTGTCTCTGGCGGTAGCTAGAGCCGCTTCCGATTACTACGACATGCCTCTTTGGGGCTATATCGGTGGGTTAGGCCCTTTCACCCTCCCTACCCCCATGATGAACGTCATAAACGGAGGTGCACACGCAGACAACAACCTGGACATTCAGGAATTCATGGTGATGCCTTACGGCGCATCGAGTTTTTCCGAGGCTCTCAGGATGAACGTAGAGATATACCACACCTTGAAGAAGATGCTCAAGGAAAAGGGCTACTCCACGTCACTGGGAGACGAGGGAGGCTTTGCTCCTAACCTGGGGAGCAACAGAGAAGGGTTCGATATACTGGTCGATGCGATAGGGAAGGCCGGATATACTCCCGGCGACCAGGTAGGTATAGCTGTAGACGTAGCCGCCTCCGAGCTGTTCTCCGGCGGAGTATACTCGTTTAAGGGAGAGGGGAAGTCCTTTTCCGCCGAGGATCTCAACGGTTACTATGAAGGTCTGTGCAAGGATTACCCTATAGTCTCCATAGAGGACGGAATGGCAGAGGAAGACTGGGAGGGCTTTGCCCTGATGACCGAAACCTTGGGTGACAAGATCCAGATAGTGGGAGACGATCTTTTCGTCACCAATCGAGATCGCCTGAGCAAAGGCATAGAGATGAACTCCGCAAATTCCATATTGATAAAACTCAACCAGATAGGTACTCTGACCGAGACTCTTGAGGTCATAAGGACGGCTAAGAACGCCGGTTTCTCCACCGTTATATCTCATCGTTCAGGTGAAACCTCGGACACGTTTATCTCCGACTTATCCGTTGCTGTGTCGGCGGGGCAGATAAAAACAGGCGCTCCTGCCAGAACCGACCGAGTCGCCAAGTACAATCAGCTTCTTCGTATAGAGGAAGCTATAGGCTGTTGCACCTCTTATGCCGGGCTCTCTTCGATAAAAGGGCTTAAGGTTCGTAGGTGA
- a CDS encoding redox-sensing transcriptional repressor Rex produces the protein MKVAEPTVERLVQYRRLLDRMDRDKVQVISSKEIGDMLGFKASQVRKDLSYFGEIGKRGVGYNVDRLLKHVSDILSPPRKWNVGLVGVGRLGEALLDHKAFLSDKYEIIALFDVSDEKVGETFFGRPCFHVDDMPGKLEEMDIEILILTVPKDAAQRCVDAGTEKGQIKGVLNFSPSSVVAPPGIIVYSVDISVELEKLLFYLKHEGTESI, from the coding sequence ATGAAGGTCGCGGAACCTACGGTAGAGCGGTTGGTCCAGTATCGTAGACTTCTGGATCGTATGGACAGAGACAAGGTACAGGTAATCTCCTCCAAGGAAATAGGGGATATGCTGGGTTTTAAGGCCAGCCAGGTGAGAAAGGACCTCTCCTACTTCGGAGAAATAGGAAAACGAGGCGTCGGGTATAACGTCGATCGACTTTTGAAACACGTATCCGATATACTATCTCCTCCTAGAAAATGGAATGTAGGCCTGGTCGGAGTGGGAAGGCTTGGAGAGGCCCTGTTGGACCATAAGGCCTTTTTATCGGATAAATATGAGATCATAGCGCTTTTCGACGTCTCGGATGAAAAGGTAGGAGAGACTTTTTTCGGACGGCCATGTTTCCACGTCGACGATATGCCTGGAAAACTGGAAGAGATGGATATAGAGATACTCATACTGACGGTTCCTAAGGATGCCGCGCAAAGATGCGTGGATGCCGGTACGGAGAAAGGGCAGATAAAAGGAGTCCTGAACTTCTCCCCTTCTTCCGTCGTCGCTCCTCCAGGTATCATAGTGTACTCCGTCGATATTTCGGTAGAGCTGGAGAAACTGCTCTTTTATCTAAAGCACGAGGGAACCGAAAGTATATAA
- the yajC gene encoding preprotein translocase subunit YajC, which yields MNQTGQAGAMQMFFPLVIFVVIFYFFIIRPQKKRQKKHDELLGSLTRGDRVVTAGGFIGIVREVKDDSLILEIADGVKVRVLKGSVSSKMVTETPDAKKSVKDETTSEPKNDNTEDKGENSDEAK from the coding sequence TTGAATCAAACTGGACAGGCGGGCGCGATGCAGATGTTTTTTCCTCTGGTGATATTCGTCGTCATCTTCTACTTCTTCATCATAAGACCACAGAAGAAGCGTCAGAAGAAGCACGATGAACTTTTAGGGTCTCTAACCAGAGGGGACCGAGTAGTGACAGCCGGTGGATTCATCGGCATCGTGAGAGAAGTAAAGGACGATAGCCTGATCCTCGAGATAGCCGACGGCGTCAAGGTCAGAGTCCTTAAGGGGTCTGTTTCCAGCAAAATGGTTACTGAAACCCCTGATGCCAAGAAGTCGGTAAAGGACGAGACCACGTCCGAGCCCAAGAACGATAACACGGAGGATAAGGGCGAGAACTCAGACGAGGCGAAGTAG
- the secD gene encoding protein translocase subunit SecD has protein sequence MLRKDRWRLTLVAVVVIAALVSVFPIKGRIHLGLDLKGGAHIVLQAKGTDENPLTGDSVERLLAVLRNRVDQYGVSEPLIQREGQDRVIVDLPGVENPEQALELIGKTALLEFRQVLQATSALPPKAQRENYDSDEEYQAAVSRWNEVKADRDELESRLRSEASSESGAVVGSDEAGRIYLLGPVYVGGKDLKDAKATYDNLGRPVVSLEFNDDGAKLFDSATAENVGNQIAIVLDGTVVSAPVVQERISGGAAQISGRFTPEEARNLAIMLRAGALPVPVDVLENRSVGPTLGADSINSGLKAGLIGCALVILFMLLYYRILGIAADIALSVTILILFALLISFKATLTLPGIAGIILTIGMAVDGNILIFERIKEEYRDGKTPFASLDSGFKKAFKTILDANVTTLIAAAVLYYFGSGPIRGFALTLAFGIVASVFSAVLVTRVLLQVMVSHNSIPSLARRK, from the coding sequence ATGCTGAGAAAAGATCGTTGGCGGCTCACGTTGGTAGCCGTCGTCGTTATCGCCGCCTTGGTGTCGGTTTTCCCAATAAAAGGGCGGATTCATCTCGGGCTCGACCTCAAGGGAGGAGCGCATATAGTTCTCCAGGCAAAGGGTACCGACGAGAATCCCTTGACCGGCGACAGCGTCGAAAGACTCCTTGCAGTCCTTAGAAACAGGGTCGACCAATATGGCGTATCCGAGCCTCTCATACAAAGGGAGGGGCAGGACAGGGTGATAGTGGACCTTCCCGGTGTGGAAAACCCTGAACAGGCTCTTGAACTGATAGGCAAAACCGCCCTTTTGGAGTTCAGACAGGTACTTCAGGCTACCTCTGCTCTACCTCCTAAAGCTCAGAGGGAGAACTACGATTCCGATGAGGAATACCAGGCCGCCGTTTCAAGATGGAACGAGGTAAAGGCCGACAGGGACGAACTTGAAAGCCGTTTGCGGTCGGAGGCTTCCTCCGAGTCCGGTGCGGTAGTGGGAAGCGATGAGGCCGGACGTATATACCTTCTCGGACCGGTGTATGTCGGAGGAAAAGACCTCAAGGACGCCAAGGCGACCTACGATAACCTGGGAAGGCCTGTCGTAAGCCTGGAGTTCAACGACGATGGCGCAAAGCTCTTTGACTCGGCCACAGCCGAGAACGTCGGCAATCAGATAGCGATAGTGCTCGACGGAACTGTGGTGTCCGCCCCGGTTGTTCAGGAGCGGATCAGCGGAGGTGCAGCCCAGATCTCCGGTCGTTTCACGCCGGAAGAAGCTCGCAACCTAGCTATTATGCTTCGTGCCGGAGCCTTGCCTGTTCCTGTCGATGTGCTTGAGAACCGTTCGGTAGGGCCTACTCTGGGAGCGGACTCTATCAATTCGGGGCTTAAGGCGGGGCTTATAGGGTGTGCCCTGGTCATCCTGTTTATGTTGCTCTACTACAGGATCTTGGGAATCGCCGCCGATATAGCCCTGTCGGTAACGATCTTGATCCTCTTCGCTTTGCTGATAAGCTTCAAGGCCACTCTGACCCTTCCCGGAATCGCCGGTATCATCCTTACCATAGGAATGGCCGTCGACGGCAACATATTGATATTCGAACGTATCAAAGAGGAATACAGGGACGGCAAGACTCCTTTCGCTTCGCTGGATTCGGGGTTCAAGAAAGCTTTCAAGACGATTCTCGATGCCAACGTGACTACGTTGATAGCGGCAGCGGTCCTCTACTATTTCGGAAGTGGACCTATCAGGGGATTCGCCCTTACTCTGGCTTTCGGAATAGTGGCTAGTGTCTTCAGCGCAGTGTTGGTGACCCGTGTCCTCCTCCAGGTCATGGTCAGCCATAACAGCATACCTTCTCTGGCTCGTAGGAAGTAA
- the secF gene encoding protein translocase subunit SecF, with amino-acid sequence MNKTAEYRFDFMAFRKKAMVLSMVLLLVSLGSLFSRGLNLGIDFTGGNLVQLEFGSPVEVGEVRDVLAGVGQDKAVIQAYSDKGVIIRMKADEEDARRDVLNALKAKYDSVQVLRFEKVGPVVGDQLRKEAFIALGLALVGILIYITVRFQFRFAVVSVLALLHDSIITLGIFSIMGREISVTFIAAILTIVGYSLNDTIVVLDRVRENWKHLRGWGIDGLFNVSVNQTLSRTINTSLTTFLPVLAFYIWGGPVLSNFSFALMVGIVVGTYSSIYVASSILDEWFTKSPVKH; translated from the coding sequence ATGAATAAAACAGCGGAATATCGTTTTGATTTTATGGCTTTTCGTAAAAAAGCCATGGTTTTGAGCATGGTTTTACTGTTGGTGAGCTTGGGGTCTTTGTTTTCCAGAGGACTCAACCTAGGGATAGACTTCACCGGCGGCAATTTGGTCCAGTTGGAGTTCGGCTCTCCCGTAGAGGTTGGAGAGGTTCGAGATGTGTTGGCCGGGGTCGGTCAGGACAAGGCTGTTATACAGGCCTATAGCGATAAAGGGGTCATCATAAGGATGAAGGCCGACGAAGAGGATGCTCGACGAGATGTACTCAATGCTCTCAAGGCTAAATACGACTCGGTTCAAGTTCTACGATTCGAGAAGGTCGGACCGGTGGTAGGAGATCAGCTTCGTAAAGAGGCTTTCATAGCTCTCGGGCTCGCTCTGGTGGGGATCTTGATCTACATCACAGTTCGGTTTCAGTTTCGTTTTGCCGTGGTCAGTGTGCTGGCCCTGCTGCACGACTCGATAATAACCCTGGGTATCTTCAGCATCATGGGAAGGGAGATATCGGTCACCTTTATAGCGGCGATTCTGACCATCGTGGGCTATTCCCTGAACGATACTATCGTGGTTCTCGACAGGGTGAGGGAGAACTGGAAACACCTAAGAGGTTGGGGAATCGACGGTCTTTTCAACGTATCGGTAAACCAGACTTTGTCCAGGACGATAAATACCTCGCTTACCACGTTTCTTCCCGTTTTAGCCTTCTATATATGGGGAGGCCCGGTCCTGTCGAACTTTTCATTTGCCCTCATGGTGGGGATTGTGGTGGGGACCTACAGTTCCATTTACGTGGCCAGCTCGATACTGGACGAGTGGTTCACCAAATCTCCGGTCAAACATTAG
- a CDS encoding single-stranded-DNA-specific exonuclease RecJ — MPTCTFDDIRLISIDDEILKIAEKMNCSDVVAAVLSSREKDGLINIENFRVGGIDESLSSLELGPGVSEAVDTWKRSVSGSSVLVYGDYDVDGIASTALAVELAGVSGASSVHYYLPHRQKEGYGVHLPLIRRALAQGVQTLIITDCGSKDVEPLREAVDGGMAVIVFDHHSVDGDTIDLPALVNPQRGGSQEARNLCATSVLWCWAAVSSIVSRRWLEERLDLVALATVADCVPMGKLNRVLVDRGLEMLRNTRRSGIKELYARLGVSTAVLDEETLAMKVIPCLNAAGRMDVADLALSIVLGTGNVAGDVDRLDALNRRRKDLSADISSAIAEKIKRDMEHVLYDDRWPVGVLSAIASRLCHSYDKGFALAAPSGSGIKGTLRVPEGANAVGILSELDDMLTAWGGHPYAAGFSVDPSRWGKLSSRLSEKLRSIVPERTVETVIEYDLSRFDMALWRDLRTIGPFGQLNPFPCFFIPRRGGERLLPLGKGEIHCKIDVGSGFLIAFNGAEQHREMDNIAGWLYRPRLNQWKGRINLQFLVEKIVLSC, encoded by the coding sequence TTGCCTACCTGTACATTCGACGACATTAGACTTATATCCATCGACGACGAGATATTGAAGATAGCCGAAAAGATGAACTGCTCGGATGTCGTAGCAGCTGTCTTGAGTTCCAGAGAAAAAGATGGCCTGATAAATATAGAGAACTTCCGTGTCGGAGGTATCGATGAATCTTTATCCTCTCTGGAGCTCGGTCCCGGAGTTTCAGAGGCTGTGGATACATGGAAAAGATCTGTCTCCGGTAGTTCCGTTCTGGTATACGGCGATTACGATGTAGACGGGATAGCCTCCACCGCCTTAGCGGTGGAATTGGCAGGAGTTTCCGGTGCCTCTTCGGTTCATTACTATCTTCCTCACAGACAGAAAGAAGGATACGGAGTACATCTTCCCCTGATCAGAAGGGCTTTGGCTCAAGGGGTCCAGACCTTGATAATCACCGATTGTGGTTCCAAAGACGTGGAGCCCTTGAGGGAGGCGGTCGATGGCGGTATGGCCGTCATCGTCTTCGATCATCACTCGGTGGACGGAGATACGATCGACTTACCCGCCCTCGTCAATCCCCAAAGGGGCGGTTCTCAGGAGGCCAGAAATCTCTGTGCTACATCCGTTCTCTGGTGTTGGGCCGCTGTCTCGTCCATCGTTTCCAGAAGATGGCTGGAGGAGAGATTGGACCTTGTGGCCTTGGCTACCGTGGCCGATTGCGTGCCTATGGGCAAGCTCAACAGAGTCTTGGTCGACAGGGGACTTGAGATGCTCCGAAACACGAGACGATCGGGGATCAAGGAGCTTTATGCTCGCCTGGGAGTTTCGACCGCCGTATTGGACGAAGAGACCTTGGCGATGAAGGTTATTCCCTGTCTCAACGCCGCGGGGCGAATGGACGTGGCCGATCTGGCCCTTTCTATCGTTCTCGGAACGGGAAACGTGGCAGGTGATGTTGATAGGCTGGATGCTTTGAATCGCAGGAGAAAAGACCTTTCCGCCGATATCTCGTCGGCGATCGCCGAAAAAATAAAGAGAGATATGGAGCACGTTCTCTATGATGATAGATGGCCGGTAGGGGTGTTGAGCGCCATAGCAAGTCGTCTCTGTCATTCCTACGATAAGGGGTTTGCTCTGGCGGCACCTTCGGGAAGCGGAATAAAGGGGACCTTGAGGGTTCCGGAGGGAGCCAACGCCGTCGGGATATTGTCAGAACTGGACGATATGCTCACCGCATGGGGCGGCCACCCATATGCAGCGGGTTTTTCCGTCGATCCCTCCAGATGGGGAAAGCTATCCTCTAGACTTTCGGAAAAACTCAGATCCATAGTCCCTGAACGGACCGTAGAGACCGTCATAGAATATGATCTTTCCCGTTTCGATATGGCATTGTGGAGGGACCTACGTACCATAGGACCTTTCGGGCAGTTAAACCCGTTCCCATGTTTTTTTATCCCTAGGCGGGGAGGGGAAAGACTTTTGCCTCTCGGAAAAGGGGAAATCCACTGTAAAATCGACGTGGGGTCAGGTTTTCTAATAGCTTTCAACGGAGCCGAACAACATCGAGAGATGGATAATATCGCTGGATGGCTATACAGACCTCGACTCAATCAATGGAAGGGCAGAATAAATTTGCAGTTCTTGGTGGAGAAGATAGTCCTATCCTGCTAA
- a CDS encoding RelA/SpoT family protein → MTNETDKSPSKRELISLRDSFMGRIPMSQRSVTVKFAWQELWSKVSHYLSKEELMELGEALIFAAEAHGEQKRGTGEPYIIHCVYVASILADMKMDVKTMEAALLHDCIEDTVVTKEALAERFGEEVGVLVDGVTKLGKLPFKSFEDYQAENLRKMFLVMAKDIRVVLIKLADRTHNMRTLGALRKDKQQRIAKETLEIYAPLAHRLGIYQVKRTLEDLAFKYYDPNMYYEIKKKVQKRLPEREATIKKAIDVLEEKLNSQGIDALIKGRAKHFYSILEKMNRKGLSVDQLYDLLAMRIIVDDITTCYTVLGIVHTIWKPIPGQFDDYIANPKNNMYQSLHTTVVGPSGEPLEVQIRTWEMHWLAEYGVAAHWRYKEGADKMDDLDAKLEWIRKAIEGGQETRPDEFMERLKDDVLTSDVFVFTPQGDVKSLPRGSTPVDFAYAVHTQVGNQYVGAMVNNRIVPTDYELQNGDIVKVLTSSQGKPSRDWLKVAKSSKAKSKIRTYFKHLDSIAKAESLQRGRDLVDRELKKRLSSSEESSHSPEEITAALNRVARDMGYNNGDDVFFAVGSNNQSAGPIAARICSILSSHDGKSDLRGDGKGGFDKKDSNADIVVEGADGVLVSLANCCRPVPGDSIVGFATRVRGITVHKENCPNVSSVSSDRLISVAWGNTFKKRYDARILVEGLDRPGLFSDVAQAVTKAESSLLSVKANQIGGGQARMKLEVTVRNLEHLYAVIARINTVKNVIDVSRG, encoded by the coding sequence TTGACGAACGAAACCGATAAATCGCCCAGCAAGAGGGAGCTTATATCCCTTAGAGATAGTTTTATGGGGCGGATTCCCATGTCTCAAAGATCTGTAACTGTAAAGTTTGCCTGGCAGGAGTTGTGGTCGAAGGTCTCCCATTATCTTTCCAAGGAAGAGCTTATGGAGCTCGGCGAGGCCTTGATATTCGCTGCCGAGGCTCACGGTGAGCAAAAGAGAGGGACCGGCGAACCCTATATAATTCATTGTGTCTATGTCGCATCGATACTTGCCGATATGAAGATGGACGTCAAAACCATGGAGGCCGCCTTGTTGCACGACTGTATAGAGGATACCGTCGTCACCAAAGAAGCCCTGGCAGAACGGTTTGGCGAAGAGGTTGGAGTACTGGTCGACGGGGTAACCAAGCTGGGAAAACTTCCTTTCAAGTCTTTCGAGGACTACCAGGCAGAGAACCTCCGAAAGATGTTTCTGGTCATGGCCAAGGATATCAGGGTAGTTCTTATAAAACTGGCGGACAGGACCCATAACATGAGAACCCTAGGGGCCCTTCGGAAGGACAAGCAGCAGAGGATAGCCAAAGAGACCCTTGAGATATACGCACCTTTGGCCCATAGACTGGGAATATATCAGGTCAAGAGGACTCTGGAGGACCTGGCTTTCAAGTATTACGATCCCAATATGTATTATGAGATAAAGAAGAAGGTCCAGAAAAGGCTACCCGAGAGGGAGGCTACAATAAAGAAGGCCATAGATGTGCTGGAGGAAAAGCTCAACTCTCAGGGAATAGATGCCCTGATAAAAGGACGAGCAAAACATTTCTATAGTATTCTCGAGAAAATGAACCGAAAGGGGCTTTCCGTCGACCAACTTTACGATCTTTTGGCGATGAGGATCATAGTCGACGATATCACGACCTGTTACACGGTTCTCGGGATAGTCCACACCATATGGAAGCCCATACCGGGGCAGTTCGACGACTATATAGCCAACCCCAAGAACAACATGTATCAATCGCTTCACACTACGGTGGTAGGTCCTTCCGGCGAGCCTTTAGAGGTTCAGATAAGGACCTGGGAGATGCACTGGCTGGCTGAGTACGGCGTAGCTGCCCACTGGCGCTACAAAGAAGGTGCCGACAAGATGGACGACCTGGATGCCAAGCTGGAATGGATCAGGAAAGCCATAGAGGGCGGTCAGGAAACCCGTCCCGATGAATTTATGGAGAGGCTGAAGGACGATGTCCTTACCTCCGATGTCTTCGTCTTCACCCCTCAGGGAGACGTGAAATCGCTTCCTCGGGGGTCTACTCCGGTAGATTTTGCCTACGCCGTACATACCCAGGTTGGAAATCAATACGTAGGAGCGATGGTAAACAACCGGATAGTTCCCACCGATTATGAACTTCAAAACGGTGATATCGTAAAGGTTCTTACCTCCTCCCAGGGGAAACCCTCCCGGGATTGGCTCAAGGTAGCGAAGAGCAGTAAGGCTAAATCCAAGATCCGGACCTATTTTAAACATCTGGATTCGATAGCCAAAGCGGAGTCCCTACAGCGTGGCAGAGACCTGGTTGATAGAGAGTTGAAAAAACGCCTGTCCAGCAGTGAGGAGAGCTCCCATTCGCCGGAAGAGATCACCGCTGCTTTGAACAGGGTCGCCAGAGATATGGGTTACAATAACGGCGACGATGTTTTCTTCGCGGTGGGATCCAACAACCAGTCCGCAGGTCCGATCGCTGCTAGAATTTGTTCGATCTTATCCAGCCACGATGGTAAATCCGACCTGAGAGGCGATGGCAAAGGCGGTTTCGATAAAAAAGACAGCAACGCAGATATAGTCGTGGAGGGAGCCGATGGCGTATTGGTGTCTCTCGCTAATTGTTGTAGACCGGTGCCGGGAGACTCCATAGTTGGATTTGCGACCAGAGTTCGAGGGATAACCGTACATAAGGAAAACTGTCCCAACGTTTCGTCCGTCTCTTCCGATAGGTTGATCAGCGTCGCATGGGGAAATACCTTTAAAAAGAGATACGATGCCAGGATTTTGGTAGAAGGACTCGACCGTCCCGGACTTTTTTCAGACGTAGCTCAGGCGGTCACCAAGGCCGAGTCCAGTTTGTTATCCGTGAAAGCCAACCAGATAGGCGGAGGGCAGGCCAGAATGAAACTGGAGGTAACGGTCAGGAACCTGGAGCATCTTTACGCCGTTATAGCCAGGATAAATACCGTTAAAAATGTCATAGACGTGTCCAGGGGGTAA
- the dtd gene encoding D-aminoacyl-tRNA deacylase translates to MRAVIQRVSRAAVSVDGVETGSIDRGFCVFLAVGQGDGQRQVRWLSDKIAGLRVFEDDSGKMNLSLSEVGGEVLLVSQFTLYGDCRKGRRPSFVKSAPPDMAKSLYDAFVEALKEKGLVVETGVFQAHMVVDIVNDGPVTLIVDTPEDM, encoded by the coding sequence ATGAGAGCAGTTATCCAGAGAGTATCCCGAGCTGCCGTATCGGTCGACGGAGTCGAGACCGGGAGTATCGACAGGGGATTTTGTGTTTTTCTTGCCGTAGGTCAAGGAGATGGGCAGAGACAGGTCCGTTGGTTATCGGATAAAATAGCCGGATTGAGAGTCTTCGAGGACGACTCTGGAAAAATGAACCTCTCCCTGAGCGAGGTGGGGGGAGAGGTTCTGCTGGTGTCCCAGTTCACCCTTTATGGAGACTGTCGTAAAGGACGTCGTCCCTCCTTCGTTAAATCGGCTCCTCCCGATATGGCGAAAAGTCTCTACGATGCGTTTGTCGAAGCTTTGAAGGAGAAAGGCCTGGTTGTGGAGACCGGAGTCTTTCAGGCCCACATGGTCGTTGATATCGTCAACGATGGGCCCGTTACTCTAATAGTGGATACTCCGGAGGATATGTGA
- a CDS encoding MBL fold metallo-hydrolase — translation MKWKRFPLGSLWTNGYLLWDDDGVGFFVDPGGDPTDVFEWVEDHGIDVKAILLTHGHGDHIAGAAAMSERFGSDVWIHREDEEMLCDRDKNLSSNLGTECPAVVATGYLEEGGPLSVGRMDLQVIHTPGHTRGSCCVVVRDGENKLLLAGDTLFARSIGRTDLPGSVPELMSGSLQRVASLDEDMLVLPGHGPETTIGTERRENPFLS, via the coding sequence ATGAAATGGAAGCGTTTTCCCTTGGGATCTCTTTGGACGAACGGTTATCTTCTCTGGGATGATGATGGAGTTGGCTTCTTCGTCGATCCCGGAGGTGACCCGACGGATGTGTTTGAATGGGTGGAGGATCATGGAATAGACGTCAAGGCTATACTGTTGACTCATGGACACGGAGATCATATAGCCGGTGCCGCTGCGATGTCAGAACGGTTTGGTTCTGACGTATGGATTCACAGAGAGGACGAAGAAATGCTCTGCGATAGGGACAAAAACCTCTCTTCCAATCTGGGAACCGAGTGCCCTGCGGTCGTTGCCACGGGATATCTTGAGGAGGGGGGTCCCCTTTCCGTAGGACGGATGGATCTTCAGGTGATCCACACTCCCGGACATACCAGAGGGAGCTGCTGCGTTGTCGTTCGAGACGGCGAGAACAAACTCCTCTTGGCGGGAGACACCCTTTTCGCCAGGAGCATAGGAAGGACCGATCTTCCGGGTAGCGTGCCGGAACTGATGTCCGGATCGCTGCAAAGGGTGGCATCGTTAGACGAAGATATGCTCGTGCTTCCCGGCCACGGTCCGGAAACTACCATAGGGACCGAGAGGCGGGAAAACCCGTTCCTGTCATGA
- a CDS encoding JAB domain-containing protein — translation MTEDQLPRERLFRNGATALNDVELLAILLRTGGGGEDVLGLSESILDGFGGLGGLTRASVKEYLSFKGIGGAKAASLAAAVEIGRRLAIYNGRDPSRPLSWRDELKDIQVRLSDEPREFIVAIFLGDRERFLSKEMISFGGPDGASLDIRHFMRVAVRLDAYGVVLVHNHPDGSLESSAEDRTLTRIVRERLDALGIRFHGHYIVSRLGIAAVE, via the coding sequence ATGACAGAGGATCAGCTTCCGAGAGAAAGGCTTTTCAGAAACGGAGCAACGGCTCTGAACGACGTCGAGTTGCTCGCCATATTGTTGAGGACTGGCGGAGGCGGGGAAGATGTCCTCGGTCTTTCCGAGTCCATATTGGATGGATTTGGAGGCTTGGGAGGTCTTACCAGAGCATCGGTAAAAGAGTATCTTTCCTTTAAGGGCATAGGGGGTGCAAAAGCGGCCAGTCTTGCGGCCGCCGTCGAGATAGGTAGGAGATTAGCTATCTATAACGGCCGTGATCCGTCCAGACCTCTCTCCTGGAGGGACGAGCTGAAGGATATCCAGGTACGTCTTTCCGACGAGCCCAGAGAGTTTATCGTGGCTATCTTCCTCGGAGATAGAGAGCGTTTCCTATCCAAGGAGATGATCTCCTTTGGTGGTCCTGACGGAGCTAGTTTGGATATCAGGCATTTCATGAGGGTCGCAGTTCGTCTGGATGCCTACGGAGTGGTTCTGGTGCACAATCATCCCGACGGCTCTTTGGAAAGCAGCGCCGAAGACAGAACGCTTACCCGGATCGTTCGCGAAAGACTGGACGCCTTGGGTATTCGATTTCATGGTCACTATATAGTCTCCAGGCTGGGTATAGCTGCGGTGGAGTAA